A DNA window from Arachis duranensis cultivar V14167 chromosome 3, aradu.V14167.gnm2.J7QH, whole genome shotgun sequence contains the following coding sequences:
- the LOC107476407 gene encoding uncharacterized protein LOC107476407, with translation MVSRAAILLLMGLLGMVYQATQLPPPNRNSNDSNSITENEASPTPRIRLSDGRYLAYREKGVPRDKAQHKIIIVHGFGSSKEMNFLAPQELIDELGIYFVQYDRAGYGESDPNPKRSLKSETLDIEELADQLEIGHKFYVIGVSMGSHATWSCLYYIPHRLAGVAMIAPVINYNWASLPESVVRHDYRKRLIQWALWLAKYSPRLLHWLVTQKWLPSNSVIEKNPAFFNTRDIDILKIIPGFPMLTKEKLREQVVFDTLRGDWMVAFGNWEFDPLKLSNPFSHNTSKVHIWQGYEDKVVPSQIQRFVSRSMPWINYHEVSDGGHLIIHYSGLCEAVLRALLLGEENVSYRPRPNREILVS, from the exons ATGGTTTCAAGGGCCGCAATACTTTTACTGATGGGACTTCTGGGAATGGTTTATCAGGCCACACAGCTTCCGCCGCCAAACCGCAACAGCAACGATTCAAACTCGATTACAGAAAACGAGGCTTCACCAACACCAAGGATCAGGCTCAGTGATGGAAGGTACTTGGCCTACAGAGAAAAGGGTGTCCCCAGGGACAAAGCACAACATAAGATTATCATTGTTCACGGCTTTGGAAGCTCCAAAGAGATGAACTTTCTCGCACCCCAG GAACTAATAGATGAATTGGGTATATATTTTGTGCAATATGATAGAGCTGGATATGGAGAAAGTGATCCGAACCCCAAACGCTCATTGAAAAGTGAAACACTTGACATTGAAGAACTTGCCGATCAGTTAGAGATAGGACACAAATTTTATGTCATTGGAGTCTCAATGGGATCACATGCTACCTGGAGTTGTCTCTACTACATCCCCCACAG GTTAGCAGGTGTGGCTATGATAGCACCAGTGATCAATTACAATTGGGCTTCACTGCCTGAGAGTGTGGTGAGACACGACTACAGGAAGAGACTGATCCAATGGGCACTTTGGCTTGCAAAATATTCTCCAAGACTATTGCACTGGTTGGTCACTCAAAAGTGGCTCCCTTCAAATTCTGTCATTGAGAAAAATCCGGCTTTCTTCAACACTAGAGACATTGACATCTTGAAGATTATTCCCGGCTTCCCTATGCTTACCAAG GAAAAGTTAAGGGAACAGGTTGTTTTTGACACACTCCGGGGTGATTGGATGGTGGCATTTGGCAACTGGGAGTTTGATCCATTGAAGCTGAGCAATCCATTCTCTCACAACACAAGTAAAGTTCACATTTGGCAAGGATATGAAGACAAGGTTGTGCCCTCTCAAATCCAGAGATTTGTTTCAAGGAGTATGCCATGGATAAATTACCATGAAGTTTCAGATGGTGGACATTTGATTATCCATTATAGTGGTTTGTGTGAGGCTGTTTTGAGGGCACTTTTACTTGGTGAAGAAAATGTTTCATATAGACCTAGACCAAATAGAGAAATACTTGTATCTTAA
- the LOC107476487 gene encoding uncharacterized protein LOC107476487 (The sequence of the model RefSeq protein was modified relative to this genomic sequence to represent the inferred CDS: added 70 bases not found in genome assembly), translating to MLGSGSNLNGSTSSGITSSDMPPLPQYLPLDPITLGSKKYTRSGELRRVLGVSVGNTSEDHSFGTLHHKPMAPVAPGELKNFKESVQDASRKARDRSKMLGESLSKLDRYREAIALNTKKRQRTDLSSERGGGVNLTKMGSQTHKTPNDNLTPRSEVKTSNSMLNKRLRTAVADVREESRSAAIGRQQMVTEKDGNSIQTLGGGSVRNEEKTRRLLAGGEGLDQKIKKKRSVGAVGNRVMTGERDVKRSALPKANADSKMRFYDTQGFRLKPLPGSSGINKSGGSSEPSTIGVRNMLASEPEGGSLHRDHIAEQKVVAKGSNRSNNQEDFPASISNTLIKNKVSRAPRTGSVSALDLSNVQSSSENFPGSSIHPMTQWVGQRPPKNSRSRRVKVVSPASRSLEVQVSSEGCQTSDLKGSSVVNNGLQLASSVETSTPKYKRPPDDISSPFGFSESEESGAGEHKIKEKGMNGNDFDVAAEKGMMSMAQMKKNKIPTDDSGDCVQRQGRTGRNLSLIRSGVPSGREKSENPPTKPVQEMRSNDKSKTKYGRPPSKKQNDYTGESDDDHEELYKAANAARNASNIVCSGSFWNKMEPIFASISLDDASYLKQQLNIAEEVGKSLSHLFGIDNDLSGVVNNKTTQGSEGGKRSRYEDDSSKLDALGEKNDSERLDKVAPLFQRLLCALIEEDDNEESYHLSDAKNISRQCASDDSHCDSCNQIDFEPKDRDRMDSEVESKVDLHIQKSCMLDRLSCDKSTASNTFRYPNTSSSLQSTGVWQGDEEFSVSDITHTSEICSNDLDQLHPGELSIPGFPSPDDPYQLMSLDDRLLLELQSIGLYPEILPDLAEEDEAINQDIEKLEKALYEQNGSKKKNLDRIDRAIQKGRDMEKRKVEQVAFDQLIEIAYRRRLACRGSKNSKGAVHKVSKQVALAFLKRTLGRCKRYEEAGISCFSEPALQNIMFSPPSREKNDGKPLDCIVSGTASNTCNKALNQGEARKSGAVSIASEKYDFQRDYADRGLPDSFQGSIHSSEQASSKNGSVFIKEKKREMLVNGSVSGGVKGKRSERDRNQSKDQAKQNSASRSGRLSLDSCQNENKTKAKPKQKITAGEQNKDGPPLSGNQETNKVNQPSEFENFPLPDLSTIEEFGASVELGGPQDLSSWLNFDEDGLQDHDCMGLDIPMDDLTDLNMLM from the exons ATGTTGGGTTCTGGGAGTAACTTGAACGGCAGCACCAGCAGTGGGATTACCTCATCAGATATGCCACCTTTGCCACAGTATTTGCCACTGGATCCAATTACGTTAGGTAGTAAAAAATATACTCGTTCAGGAGAGCTGAGGAGGGTTCTAGGTGTTTCTGTGGGGAACACATCAGAAGACCATTCTTTTGGAACTCTACATCACAAGCCTATGGCTCCAGTAGCCCCAGGGGAGCTTAAGAATTTCAAAGAAAGTGTACAAGATGCCTCCAGAAAGGCAAG GGATCGATCAAAAATGTTAGGGGAATCTTTATCCAAATTGGACAGGTATAGAGAGGCAATAGCATTAAATACAAAGAAGCGACAGAGGACAGATTTATCAAGTGAAAGGGGAGGTGGAGTAAACCTAACAAAGATGGGTAGCCAGACTCACAAAACCCCTAATGATAATCTAACTCCGAGATCAGAAGTCAAGACCTCAAATTCAATGCTGAACAAGCGACTCCGTACAGCAGTGGCAGATGTGCGG GAGGAAAGCAGATCTGCTGCCATTGGAAGGCAGCAGATGGTCACAGAGAAGGATGGAAATTCGATTCAGACACTTGGCGGGGGTTCTGTTCGAAATGAAGAGAAAACTCGCAGATTACTTGCTGGAGGTGAAGGGTTGGATCaaaaaattaagaagaagaGATCTGTTGGAGCTGTAGGAAACAGAGTCATGACTGGTGAAAGAGATGTGAAACGATCTGCTCTTCCAAAGGCAAATGCCGATTCGAAGATGCGTTTTTATGATACACAGGGTTTCAG ATTGAAGCCACTTCCTGGATCTAGTGGAATCAACAAGTCTGGAGGCTCTTCTGAGCCTTCTACTATTGGGGTGCGTAATATGCTTGCAAGTGAGCCAGAAGGTGGATCTCTTCACAGGGACCATATAGCCGAGCAGAAAGTAGTGGCAAAGGGAAGCAACAG ATCCAACAATCAGGAGGATTTCCCAGCAAGCATCTCTAACacactaattaaaaataaggttTCCCGGGCACCACGAACAGGTTCAGTTAGTGCGCTAGATTTGTCTAATGTTCAATCTTCGTCTGAAAACTTTCCAG GCTCTTCTATACATCCAATGACCCAGTGGGTTGGTCAGAGGCCACCCAAAAATTCACGCTCAAGAAGAGTAAAAGTAGTTTCTCCTGCCTCACGCAGTCTTGAAGTCCAGGTCTCATCTGAAGGCTGTCAAACTTCTGATTTGAAAGGTTCTTCAGTCGTAAACAATGGACTCCAACTGGCAAGCAGTGTAGAAACTAGTACCCCAAAATATAAAAGGCCACCTGATGATATTTCATCTCCATTTGGCTTTTCTGAAAGTGAAGAATCTGGAGCTGGTGAAcacaaaataaaagagaaaggaaTGAATGGCAATGACTTTGATGTGGCAGCTGAAAAGGGTATGATGTCTATGGCacaaatgaagaagaacaaaatacCAACTGATGATTCGGGAGATTGTGTGCAGAGACAAGGAAGAACTGGAAGGAATTTATCATTAATTAGGTCTGGTGTTCCCTCAGGGAGGGAGAAGTCAGAGAATCCCCCAACGAAGCCAGTACAGGAGATGAGGTCAAATGATAAGAGTAAAAC CAAATATGGACGTCCTCCTTCAAAAAAGCAA AATGACTATACAGGTGAATCTGATGATGATCATGAAGAATTATATAAAGCTGCAAATGCTGCTCGTAATGCTAGCA ATATTGTGTGTTCGGGCTCATTCTGGAATAAAATGGAGCCTATTTTTGCTTCAATCAGCTTGGACGATGCGTCATACTTGAAGCAACAG CTCAACATTGCTGAAGAAGTTGGTAAAAGTTTATCTCACTTATTTGGCATTGACAATGATTTG AGTGGTGTTGTAAATAACAAAACTACTCAAGGTTCGGAGGGAGGGAAGAGAAGCCGTTATGAAGATGATTCATCTAAGTTAGATGCTTTAGGCGAAAAGAACGACTCCGAAAGACTTGACAAGGTTGCTCCGTTATTCCAAAGACTTCTTTGTGCTctaattgaagaagatgataaTGAAGAATCATATCACCTAAGTGACGCAAAGAATATATCTCGACAATGTGCTAGTGATGATTCTCATTGTGATTCTTGTaatcaaattgattttgaaCCCAAAGATCGGGATAGAATGGACTCAGAAGTTGAATCAAAGGTGGATCTTCATATTCAAAAGAGTTGTATGTTGGATAGACTATCTTGTGATAAAAGTACTGCATCCAACACCTTTAGGTATCCAAACACATCCAGTTCATTACAAAGCACTGGAGTTTGGCAGGGAGACGAAGAATTTTCTGTTTCTGATATCACACACACCAGCGAAATATGTTCAAATGATCTTGATCAACTGCATCCTGGTGAATTAAGTATTCCTGGTTTTCCATCTCCGGATGACCCATATCAGTTGATGTCTTTGGATGACAGGTTGCTGCTTGAGTTGCAGAGCATTGGCTTATATCCAGAAATATTG CCTGATTTAGCTGAGGAAGATGAAGCTATAAATCAAGATATTGAGAAACTTGAGAAAGCATTATATGAACAG AATGGTAGCAAGAAGAAAAACTTGGACAGAATTGATAGAGCTATTCAAAAAGGGAGGGACATGGAAAAGCG GAAGGTTGAACAAGTTGCATTTGACCAACTTATTGAAATTGCTTACAGAAGGAGATTG GCCTGCCGGggaagcaaaaattcaaaaggtGCAGTTCACAAGGTGTCGAAACAAGTTGCGTTGGCTTTTCTGAAGCGTACTCTTGGAAGATGTAAAAGATACGAAGAAGCTGGCATTAGCTGCTTTAGTGAACCTGCACTGCAAAATATCATGTTTTCTCCCCCTTCACGTGAGAAGAATGATGGAAAACCTTTGGATTGCATTGTCTCTGGGACAGCCAGTAATACATGTAACAAAGCTTTGAATCAAGGGGAAGCTAGAAAATCAG GTGCAGTTTCTATTGCTTCTGAGAAATACGATTTCCAAAGAGATTATGCTGATAGAGGACTTCCTGATTCTTTTCAAGGTTCTATTCACTCATCAGAACAAGCATCATCCAAAAATGGTTCTGTGTTCATAAAGGAGAAAAAGAGGGAAAT GATCAAGCCAAACAAAATTCGGCTTCCAGATCTGGACGCCTGTCACTGGACAGCTGCCAAAATGAGAACAAAACAAAGGCTAAGCCGAAGCAAAAGATTACTGCTGGTGAGCAAAACAAAGATGGACCACCATTATCTGGTAACCAGGAAACAAATAAAGTAAATCAACCTAGCGAATTTGAGAATTTTCCTCTGCCTGATTTAAGTACAATAGAAGAATTTGGTGCATCTGTTGAACTTGGCGGTCCTCAAGATCTTAGTTCCTGGTTGAATTTTGATGAGGATGGTTTGCAAGACCACGATTGCATGGGACTTGACATACCAATGGATGACCTAACGGATTTAAATATGCTCATGTGA
- the LOC107476408 gene encoding transcription factor TGA9 isoform X2: MFPSWPIRFHQTSRGGCKSGGWDENTDSGSGSGVNTNTLSSKLETEPHHNHFESQDSPISSQQQEDQEVQLATSDASRKGPSPQQKKKGASSTSEKAVDAKTLRRLAQNREAARKSRLRKKAYVQQLECSRLKLTQLEKEVERARSQVSGTGGGGGAMMFDMEYGRWLEDEERQMGEVRRGLEGGISDGEMRVIVESYMSHYDELFRLKAEGAKWDVFHIMNGTWTSPAERCFLWMGGFRPSDLVGLLIHQLEPLAEQQIIAMYGLRHSSQQAEDALSQGLEQLHHSLLHTISLPQMLSAMAKLSNLEAFLLQADHLRQQTLHQFCRFLTIRQAARCFLVIGDYYARLRALSSLWASRTLINNHHDNSSIDLQTQNHFSNF; this comes from the exons ATGTTCCCTTCATGGCCAATCAGATTCCACCAAACCTCAAGa GGAGGTTGCAAGTCAGGAGGATGGGATGAAAACACAGACTCAGGATCAGGATCAGGTGTGAACACCAACACCCTTTCAAGCAAATTGGAAACGGAACCCCATCATAATCATTTTGAATCACAAGATTCTCCAATTAGTAGCCAACAACAAGAAGATCAAGAGGTGCAGCTGGCAACTAGTGATGCCTCAAGAAAAGGGCCATCACCCCAACAAAAG AAAAAAGGAGCGAGTTCCACATCAGAGAAGGCAGTGGATGCAAAG ACACTGAGACggttggcacaaaacagagaagCTGCAAGGAAAAGCCGTCTGAGGAAAAAG GCTTATGTGCAGCAACTAGAGTGTAGCAGATTAAAGCTTACTCAGCTGGAAAAGGAGGTAGAAAGAGCAAGATCACAGGTATCAGGAacaggaggaggaggaggagcaaTGATGTTTGACATGGAATATGGAAGATGGCTGGAAGATGAAGAGAGGCAGATGGGGGAGGTGAGGAGGGGGCTGGAGGGGGGAATATCGGACGGGGAGATGAGAGTGATAGTGGAGAGTTACATGAGCCACTACGACGAACTCTTCAGGCTGAAGGCGGAGGGTGCCAAGTGGGACGTGTTCCACATCATGAATGGCACATGGACATCCCCCGCAGAGAGGTGCTTCCTGTGGATGGGTGGTTTCAGGCCGTCAGACCTGGTGGGACTGCTGATACACCAGTTGGAGCCTCTTGCGGAGCAGCAGATCATAGCCATGTACGGACTGAGACACTCATCCCAGCAGGCTGAAGACGCTCTTTCTCAGGGGCTTGAGCAGCTCCACCACTCTCTCCTCCACACCATCTCCCTCCCTCAGATGCTTTCTGCCATGGCCAAGCTTTCCAACCTTGAAGCTTTCCTCCTTCAGGCTGATCATCTGAGGCAGCAAACTCTTCACCAATTCTGTCGATTTCTCACCATTCGTCAAGCAGCTCGCTGTTTCCTTGTCATTGGAGACTACTATGCTCGTCTTCGCGCCCTTAGTTCTCTTTGGGCCTCCAGGACCCTCATCAACAATCATCACGATAACTCATCCATCGACTTGCAAACGCAAAATCATTTCTCTAATTTCTGA
- the LOC107476408 gene encoding transcription factor TGA9 isoform X1 — protein sequence MFPSWPIRFHQTSRGGCKSGGWDENTDSGSGSGVNTNTLSSKLETEPHHNHFESQDSPISSQQQEDQEVQLATSDASRKGPSPQQKKKGASSTSEKAVDAKVKTLRRLAQNREAARKSRLRKKAYVQQLECSRLKLTQLEKEVERARSQVSGTGGGGGAMMFDMEYGRWLEDEERQMGEVRRGLEGGISDGEMRVIVESYMSHYDELFRLKAEGAKWDVFHIMNGTWTSPAERCFLWMGGFRPSDLVGLLIHQLEPLAEQQIIAMYGLRHSSQQAEDALSQGLEQLHHSLLHTISLPQMLSAMAKLSNLEAFLLQADHLRQQTLHQFCRFLTIRQAARCFLVIGDYYARLRALSSLWASRTLINNHHDNSSIDLQTQNHFSNF from the exons ATGTTCCCTTCATGGCCAATCAGATTCCACCAAACCTCAAGa GGAGGTTGCAAGTCAGGAGGATGGGATGAAAACACAGACTCAGGATCAGGATCAGGTGTGAACACCAACACCCTTTCAAGCAAATTGGAAACGGAACCCCATCATAATCATTTTGAATCACAAGATTCTCCAATTAGTAGCCAACAACAAGAAGATCAAGAGGTGCAGCTGGCAACTAGTGATGCCTCAAGAAAAGGGCCATCACCCCAACAAAAG AAAAAAGGAGCGAGTTCCACATCAGAGAAGGCAGTGGATGCAAAGGTGAAG ACACTGAGACggttggcacaaaacagagaagCTGCAAGGAAAAGCCGTCTGAGGAAAAAG GCTTATGTGCAGCAACTAGAGTGTAGCAGATTAAAGCTTACTCAGCTGGAAAAGGAGGTAGAAAGAGCAAGATCACAGGTATCAGGAacaggaggaggaggaggagcaaTGATGTTTGACATGGAATATGGAAGATGGCTGGAAGATGAAGAGAGGCAGATGGGGGAGGTGAGGAGGGGGCTGGAGGGGGGAATATCGGACGGGGAGATGAGAGTGATAGTGGAGAGTTACATGAGCCACTACGACGAACTCTTCAGGCTGAAGGCGGAGGGTGCCAAGTGGGACGTGTTCCACATCATGAATGGCACATGGACATCCCCCGCAGAGAGGTGCTTCCTGTGGATGGGTGGTTTCAGGCCGTCAGACCTGGTGGGACTGCTGATACACCAGTTGGAGCCTCTTGCGGAGCAGCAGATCATAGCCATGTACGGACTGAGACACTCATCCCAGCAGGCTGAAGACGCTCTTTCTCAGGGGCTTGAGCAGCTCCACCACTCTCTCCTCCACACCATCTCCCTCCCTCAGATGCTTTCTGCCATGGCCAAGCTTTCCAACCTTGAAGCTTTCCTCCTTCAGGCTGATCATCTGAGGCAGCAAACTCTTCACCAATTCTGTCGATTTCTCACCATTCGTCAAGCAGCTCGCTGTTTCCTTGTCATTGGAGACTACTATGCTCGTCTTCGCGCCCTTAGTTCTCTTTGGGCCTCCAGGACCCTCATCAACAATCATCACGATAACTCATCCATCGACTTGCAAACGCAAAATCATTTCTCTAATTTCTGA